From Enhydrobacter sp., the proteins below share one genomic window:
- a CDS encoding TetR/AcrR family transcriptional regulator: protein MSQTGIPRVPPRVDGRRLRSERTKQLIIEAFLALLREEPAMPTAVQIAERAGYSVRSVFERFPDLIALRVAATDYGLSQAAALAPPRHVNADRATRIRSQVETRAFTCERGAGLWRVLLDSQKESDELKLRVRVARERTVERMELMYKPELSTLGEPERRHMLIVLEALTDMEVWTRLRTIDGLSFQEACDLWVEAIDRLLPQSPQTAQTA from the coding sequence GTGTCACAGACCGGCATCCCGCGGGTTCCGCCCCGGGTGGATGGGCGGCGGCTGCGCAGCGAACGGACCAAGCAGCTCATCATCGAGGCCTTTCTGGCGCTGCTTCGGGAGGAGCCGGCCATGCCGACGGCGGTGCAGATCGCCGAGCGGGCGGGATACTCGGTGCGGTCGGTGTTCGAACGCTTTCCCGACCTCATCGCCCTGCGCGTCGCGGCGACCGACTACGGGCTGTCGCAGGCCGCGGCGCTGGCACCGCCGCGCCACGTCAACGCCGACCGGGCGACCCGCATCCGCTCGCAAGTGGAGACGCGCGCCTTCACCTGCGAACGCGGCGCCGGCCTGTGGCGCGTGCTGCTCGACAGCCAGAAGGAATCGGACGAGTTGAAGCTCCGCGTCCGCGTGGCGCGCGAGCGGACCGTCGAGCGGATGGAGTTGATGTACAAGCCCGAGCTGTCGACGCTCGGCGAGCCGGAGCGGCGCCATATGCTGATCGTGCTCGAAGCGCTGACTGACATGGAGGTATGGACCCGCCTGCGGACGATCGACGGCCTGTCGTTCCAGGAAGCGTGCGACTTGTGGGTCGAGGCGATCGACCGCCTGCTGCCGCAGTCCCCGCAGACAGCACAGACGGCGTGA
- a CDS encoding aminotransferase: MKSANLLMSGLGTTVFEVMSALAREHQSVNLGQGFPDDKGPPEVREAAAKFLMDGHNQYPPMMGIPELRQAVAEHAKRFQGLDIDGQSEVLVTSGATEALGDCLFGLIEPGDEVVLIEPLYDSYLPIVRRAGGIPRLVRVEPPTWRLPREALAAAFSERTKLILFNTPMNPCSKVFDRDELEFIAGLCRKHDAYAVCDEVYEHIIFDDRRHVSIMTLPGMRERSVRIGSAGKSFSLTGWKVGYITACTELLKPIAKTHQFMTFTTPPNLQWGAATGLRLADTYFSQLAADMQRKRDRLAVALAEIGFEVLPAHGTYFVTTDFRPLGFNGSDEDFCRHITTAAGVTAVPVSAFYDDPMAAPRHLARFCFCKHDETLDKAVDRLRRHFCS; this comes from the coding sequence ATGAAATCCGCCAACCTGCTGATGTCCGGCCTCGGAACCACCGTGTTCGAGGTGATGTCGGCGCTCGCCCGCGAGCACCAGTCGGTCAACCTCGGGCAGGGCTTCCCCGACGACAAGGGCCCGCCCGAGGTGCGCGAAGCCGCCGCCAAGTTCCTGATGGACGGCCACAACCAGTATCCGCCGATGATGGGCATCCCCGAGTTGCGGCAGGCGGTGGCCGAGCACGCCAAGCGCTTCCAGGGCCTCGACATCGACGGGCAAAGCGAGGTGCTGGTGACGTCGGGCGCCACCGAGGCGCTGGGCGACTGCCTGTTCGGCCTGATCGAGCCGGGCGACGAGGTGGTGCTGATCGAGCCGCTCTACGATTCCTATCTGCCGATCGTGCGCCGGGCGGGGGGCATCCCGCGCCTCGTCCGCGTCGAGCCGCCGACCTGGCGCCTGCCGCGCGAGGCGCTCGCCGCGGCCTTCAGCGAGCGCACCAAGCTCATCCTCTTCAACACGCCGATGAACCCCTGTTCCAAGGTGTTCGATCGGGACGAACTGGAATTCATCGCCGGGCTCTGCCGCAAGCACGACGCCTATGCCGTGTGCGACGAGGTCTACGAGCACATCATCTTCGACGACCGCCGGCACGTCTCGATCATGACCTTGCCGGGCATGCGCGAGCGGTCGGTGCGCATCGGCTCGGCCGGCAAGAGCTTCAGCCTGACCGGATGGAAGGTGGGCTACATCACCGCCTGCACCGAGCTGCTGAAGCCGATCGCCAAGACCCACCAGTTCATGACCTTCACCACGCCGCCCAACCTGCAATGGGGGGCGGCGACCGGATTGCGCCTAGCCGACACTTATTTCTCACAGCTCGCCGCCGACATGCAGCGCAAGCGCGACCGGCTGGCCGTCGCGCTGGCCGAGATCGGCTTCGAGGTGCTGCCAGCCCACGGCACCTATTTCGTCACGACCGACTTCCGGCCGCTCGGCTTCAACGGCAGCGACGAGGATTTCTGCCGCCACATCACCACGGCGGCAGGGGTCACGGCCGTGCCGGTCAGCGCCTTCTACGACGATCCGATGGCGGCGCCGCGCCACCTGGCCCGCTTCTGCTTCTGCAAACACGACGAGACCTTGGACAAGGCGGTCGACCGTTTGAGGCGCCATTTCTGCAGTTAG
- a CDS encoding P-II family nitrogen regulator: protein MKKIEAIIKPFKLDEVKDALNQIGLKGITVLEAKGFGRQKGHTELYRGAEYVVDFLPKVKIELIIEDEMVEKAVEAIRNSAHTGRIGDGKIFVSGIDEAIRIRTGERGDAAV, encoded by the coding sequence ATGAAGAAGATCGAAGCGATCATCAAGCCTTTCAAACTCGACGAGGTCAAAGACGCCCTCAACCAGATCGGCCTGAAGGGCATAACCGTCCTCGAAGCCAAGGGCTTCGGACGGCAGAAGGGCCACACCGAGCTCTACCGCGGCGCCGAGTATGTCGTCGACTTCCTGCCCAAGGTGAAGATCGAGCTGATCATCGAGGACGAGATGGTGGAAAAGGCCGTCGAGGCGATCCGCAACTCGGCCCATACCGGCCGCATCGGCGACGGCAAGATCTTCGTGTCGGGCATCGACGAAGCCATTCGAATTCGTACTGGTGAGCGTGGTGACGCCGCCGTATGA